A stretch of the Acidobacteriota bacterium genome encodes the following:
- a CDS encoding C cytochrome precursor, which yields MDPEALATSALLALGLLPILALGLRARSRGAKRLAIAAWLAAPLAVLALAGWYRPVRVPEAEIAERPIRVPEAGYATSDTCRDCHPRPYATWRRSYHRTMTQTPGPESVRAPVDGSETEIDGHRFSLKRRDGGYFMTSEDPGGTGGSVERQVVLTTGSHHQQAYWFPAGNGRKISVFHYFYQIEESRWLSVDSAFLSPPGMPQFTLGGGEWNFTCNRCHATRSKPRLEESGAADTHVLEFGISCESCHGAGAAHVAANQDPRRRYALHAEGKRDATIVNPAALEPRLASQVCGQCHGVFFDKDENALLKWAEEGLSYRPGDELTDSRAIVRYSLGPRDPTVAAILAREPMAMRNKFWSDGMVRISGREYNGLLESPCYRVESATRARMTCMSCHRLHKADDDPRSLDTWADDQLNASVEGDANCVQCHHEYDADAARASHAHHKPESTGTRCVNCHMPHTTYGLLKAERSHTIDSPDVKTALETGRPNACNLCHLDRTLAWTAKYLKEWYRKESPPLDEDESTIAAAVLWALKGDAGQRALAAWHMGWPPALEASGSEWTPPYLSQLLGDDYGAVRLTAYRAIRTQPDYTDLKYDFLAPRASRAEAARHVYAIWVGRRRAGDGQDRRPLLLDGAEKLNTDLVRRLLSQRDTRPLYLNE from the coding sequence ATGGATCCTGAAGCGCTCGCGACATCGGCACTCCTCGCCCTGGGGCTCCTTCCGATCCTCGCCCTCGGGCTTCGGGCCCGCTCGCGCGGCGCGAAGCGCCTCGCCATCGCCGCGTGGCTCGCGGCGCCTCTGGCCGTCCTCGCCCTCGCCGGCTGGTACCGCCCGGTGAGAGTCCCCGAGGCGGAGATCGCGGAGCGCCCCATCCGCGTGCCGGAGGCGGGGTACGCGACCTCCGACACCTGTCGCGACTGCCACCCCCGGCCGTACGCGACGTGGCGCCGCTCGTACCATCGGACCATGACGCAGACGCCGGGCCCCGAGTCCGTCCGCGCTCCCGTCGACGGTTCCGAGACCGAGATCGACGGCCATCGCTTCAGCCTGAAGCGGCGCGACGGCGGGTACTTCATGACCTCGGAGGACCCCGGGGGAACCGGCGGGAGCGTCGAGCGCCAGGTCGTCCTCACGACCGGCTCCCATCACCAGCAGGCCTACTGGTTTCCCGCGGGGAACGGGCGCAAGATCTCCGTCTTCCATTACTTCTACCAGATCGAGGAGAGCCGCTGGCTCAGCGTCGACTCGGCCTTCCTCTCCCCTCCGGGGATGCCGCAGTTCACCCTGGGGGGGGGCGAGTGGAACTTCACCTGCAACCGCTGCCACGCGACGCGATCGAAGCCGAGGCTCGAGGAGTCGGGGGCGGCCGACACCCACGTCCTCGAGTTCGGTATCTCGTGCGAGTCGTGCCACGGCGCCGGCGCCGCGCACGTGGCGGCGAATCAGGACCCGCGGAGACGTTACGCGCTCCACGCGGAGGGGAAGCGCGATGCGACGATCGTGAACCCCGCCGCCCTCGAGCCGCGTCTCGCCTCACAGGTCTGCGGACAATGCCACGGCGTCTTCTTCGACAAGGACGAGAACGCGCTCCTCAAGTGGGCCGAGGAGGGGCTCTCGTACAGGCCCGGGGACGAGCTGACCGACTCCCGGGCGATCGTCCGCTACAGCCTGGGCCCCCGGGATCCGACCGTCGCCGCGATCCTCGCGCGCGAGCCGATGGCGATGCGCAACAAGTTCTGGAGTGACGGGATGGTCCGCATCTCGGGGCGCGAGTACAACGGCCTCCTCGAATCGCCGTGCTACCGCGTGGAGAGCGCGACGCGGGCGCGCATGACGTGCATGTCGTGCCACCGGCTCCACAAGGCCGACGACGACCCGCGCTCGCTCGACACGTGGGCCGACGACCAGCTCAACGCGAGCGTCGAGGGGGACGCGAACTGCGTGCAGTGCCATCACGAGTACGACGCGGACGCCGCCCGGGCCTCCCACGCGCACCACAAGCCCGAATCGACGGGGACACGGTGCGTGAACTGTCACATGCCGCACACGACGTACGGCCTGCTGAAGGCGGAGCGCAGCCACACGATCGACAGCCCCGACGTGAAGACGGCGCTCGAGACGGGACGCCCGAACGCCTGCAACCTGTGCCACCTCGACCGAACGCTCGCATGGACGGCGAAGTACCTGAAGGAGTGGTACCGGAAGGAGAGCCCGCCGCTCGACGAGGACGAGTCGACGATCGCCGCCGCCGTGCTCTGGGCCCTCAAGGGGGACGCCGGGCAGCGGGCCCTCGCCGCGTGGCACATGGGGTGGCCGCCGGCGCTCGAGGCCTCGGGATCGGAGTGGACCCCCCCCTATCTCTCGCAGCTCCTGGGCGACGACTACGGCGCGGTGCGCCTGACGGCGTACCGCGCGATCCGCACGCAACCCGACTACACCGATCTCAAGTATGATTTCCTCGCCCCGCGCGCCTCGAGAGCCGAGGCGGCGCGGCACGTCTACGCCATCTGGGTGGGGCGCCGGCGCGCCGGCGACGGGCAGGACCGGCGGCCGCTCCTGCTGGACGGCGCGGAAAAGCTGAACACGGATCTCGTCCGGAGGCTCCTCTCCCAGCGCGACACCCGTCCCCTCTACCTCAACGAGTGA